One window from the genome of Bdellovibrionales bacterium encodes:
- a CDS encoding insulinase family protein, whose product MKEQHQPALFLFSNFTRKISRNYFAQVKVNGIKPAVYAAPEPQDLPRQIEVMAATKEKTLDLYFAVKQPTVNWMRKEIAFLVSLLSKKHTGSLYSILAEKELISDVSAWNAKYPGFSFISIRLNLTDKGVKELDLLKRVVFGYIQFLKSKGTVTTLVDLLADFERSAARAYKELELSSSAGEAGQLASLLLEFGKGDELLKKAYLGEPFDQNAFKQLLGELSPKKVTALYMSDRTDLPEKCPVWNIPYSVTKMSVAEAQSLEEASAAEEMKLPTKNPYEPQNFGLLVTTTDNKLLELPTENRGTLFLLRSAEYAIPKVYSYFDLRSDLIKRTESSEAGKILLAEVLKQYLSDRITKVQSSGQSVGIVLGHNSLNFSMISYPDTSQLILKDYLKGIKQFGEDLSQLDPSVLETIKGSVVDSIHSKKVEDPYVRSFDVANLQLIPQAVDALEIVDEVRATTVADLVAQWNRLTSSFGVESLVYGNIDRGEAQALYDQIFLSLKPEKTIDREGLQNLKNEAVSIRESFANRTVVASSENSNNSFLSFYELGPRSPRNSAIMLVLDKLIGPSYFGELRTRQQLGYIAQAGGQFFKEFVTLQTFIQSSQKSADDLEKASYQFLTDFAAQGFPPLLEDSSLESTRYALQLDLQYRGATSAEFFEWLKESVFANDGDLDRSSKVAKELDSLRGADIVQAMRDLVTPGRPGVLTVKINGKSK is encoded by the coding sequence GTGAAAGAGCAGCATCAACCTGCTCTTTTTTTATTCTCCAACTTCACTCGAAAAATTTCAAGAAATTATTTCGCTCAAGTAAAAGTGAACGGCATTAAGCCCGCCGTATATGCTGCTCCTGAGCCTCAAGATCTGCCACGGCAAATTGAAGTCATGGCGGCGACGAAAGAAAAGACTCTTGATCTTTACTTCGCCGTGAAGCAGCCCACAGTGAATTGGATGCGTAAAGAGATCGCCTTTCTCGTTAGTCTTTTGAGCAAGAAGCACACTGGATCTTTGTATTCGATTCTGGCCGAAAAAGAGTTGATATCCGATGTTTCGGCCTGGAATGCAAAATATCCGGGATTTAGTTTCATCAGTATTCGACTCAATCTAACGGATAAAGGCGTTAAAGAGCTTGATTTGCTCAAGAGAGTGGTTTTTGGGTATATTCAGTTTTTGAAATCCAAAGGAACAGTAACCACGTTAGTTGACCTTCTAGCTGATTTTGAGCGTTCTGCTGCGAGAGCTTATAAAGAGCTCGAATTGTCTTCAAGCGCTGGCGAAGCAGGGCAATTGGCGTCTCTGCTACTTGAATTTGGCAAGGGAGATGAGCTTTTGAAGAAAGCTTATCTTGGGGAGCCCTTCGATCAAAATGCGTTTAAGCAACTTCTGGGCGAGTTGTCTCCGAAAAAAGTGACGGCACTCTATATGTCAGATCGAACAGATCTTCCAGAAAAGTGTCCAGTTTGGAACATTCCCTATTCGGTCACAAAAATGTCGGTCGCCGAGGCACAGTCTCTAGAGGAAGCCTCTGCTGCCGAGGAGATGAAGCTTCCGACAAAAAATCCATATGAACCTCAGAACTTTGGCCTGTTGGTGACAACAACCGATAATAAGTTACTGGAGCTCCCAACGGAGAATCGAGGAACTCTCTTTTTACTGAGGTCTGCTGAGTACGCTATTCCTAAGGTCTATAGTTACTTTGACTTGAGAAGTGATCTTATCAAGCGTACAGAGAGTTCTGAGGCTGGCAAGATTTTGCTGGCTGAGGTATTGAAGCAATATCTGAGTGATCGGATAACAAAAGTACAGAGTTCTGGGCAGTCCGTCGGGATCGTGCTCGGGCACAATTCTCTTAATTTTTCGATGATTTCCTATCCCGATACGTCTCAGCTTATTCTGAAGGATTATCTGAAAGGGATTAAGCAATTTGGGGAGGATTTGAGTCAATTAGATCCCTCCGTGCTCGAGACAATTAAGGGCTCTGTGGTGGATTCAATTCATTCAAAGAAAGTTGAAGATCCCTATGTTCGTTCTTTTGATGTCGCAAATTTACAACTGATCCCGCAGGCAGTCGATGCCCTGGAGATCGTCGATGAAGTGAGGGCAACCACAGTTGCGGATCTCGTGGCGCAGTGGAATCGACTCACGTCATCCTTCGGAGTTGAATCTCTCGTGTATGGCAATATTGATCGGGGAGAGGCTCAGGCCCTTTATGATCAAATATTTCTCAGCCTTAAACCCGAAAAAACCATTGATCGTGAGGGTTTGCAAAATTTGAAAAACGAGGCTGTTTCGATTCGGGAGAGCTTTGCCAATCGGACTGTCGTAGCTTCTAGTGAAAATTCGAACAATTCATTTTTAAGTTTCTATGAATTAGGACCCAGGTCTCCTCGTAACTCAGCGATCATGTTAGTTTTGGATAAGCTCATTGGGCCGTCCTATTTTGGGGAGCTACGTACTCGACAACAGCTAGGTTACATTGCTCAGGCAGGAGGTCAATTCTTCAAGGAATTTGTGACACTTCAAACTTTCATTCAATCGAGTCAAAAGTCGGCGGACGATCTTGAGAAGGCGAGTTATCAGTTTCTAACAGACTTTGCAGCTCAAGGTTTTCCACCCCTCTTGGAGGACTCAAGCTTAGAAAGCACTCGATACGCCCTGCAGCTTGATCTCCAATACAGGGGGGCGACATCGGCAGAATTCTTTGAATGGCTGAAGGAATCAGTTTTTGCGAACGATGGAGATCTCGACCGCTCCAGTAAGGTGGCCAAGGAATTAGACAGTCTGAGGGGTGCAGACATTGTGCAGGCGATGAGAGACCTTGTGACACCAGGTCGACCAGGAGTTCTAACCGTGAAAATAAATGGGAAATCTAAATAA
- the ppsA gene encoding phosphoenolpyruvate synthase → MERGQVGVDVRTQFIKWFEEISIQDIPLVGGKNASLGEMFQRLTPQGINIPPGFAVTADAFSSLVAQSDISEKIYSMLSSLDTQDTSELAKVGHKIRAIIRNAGIPEEVAHEIRNAYAELCHRTGVAELDVAVRSSATAEDLPDASFAGQQESFLNVRGANDLITACLNCFASLFTDRAISYRSTKGFEHEKVRLSICVQQMVRSDLAASGVIFTLDTESGARNVVLINSAYGLGENVVGGRVDPDEFLVLKPLLRESGRNSEIVPILRRKLGLKQVRMVYSGHGSRTTRNIEVSQRDRERLSINDEDVIKLAQWATAIERYYSSLNGRETPMDIEWGKDGKTGALFILQARPETVHSQESGLQQSSHFLKERSAVLITGRAIGSKIGSGPVRIVNNVSELGEFQDGEVLVADMTDPDWEPIMKKASAIITNRGGRTCHAAIVSREHGVPCIVGTGTGTEALRLGQVVTVSCAEGDEGFVYDGRLLFEEEKVNWTSLERPRTKIMVNLGNPAQALKTSLLPVDGVGLARIEFIISEYVKIHPMALAHPEEITDPETREKIENLLGGHKNDPRQYFIDRLSEGVGLIAGAFYPRPVIVRFSDFKSNEYAGLLGGQKFEPIEENPMIGFRGASRYYNPRYRDGFALECYAINHLRQKVGLTNIKVMIPFCRSPEEGQRVLAEMKGHGLSQGKDGLEVYVMAELPSNILRGEEFGVIFDGFSIGSNDLTQMVLGVDRDSSVISHLFDERDPAVLKMLQMAIEVAKKSGRPIGICGQAPSDFPEISKLLVQSGINSISVTPDAVLKTIRVVLDAEKSCLPLVELKPSRS, encoded by the coding sequence ATAGAAAGAGGGCAGGTGGGGGTTGATGTGCGCACTCAATTTATTAAATGGTTTGAAGAAATTTCGATTCAAGATATTCCCCTGGTTGGAGGAAAAAATGCATCCCTGGGAGAAATGTTTCAGCGTCTCACTCCTCAAGGGATAAATATTCCCCCGGGTTTTGCTGTGACGGCCGACGCGTTTTCGAGCTTAGTCGCCCAAAGTGATATTTCAGAGAAAATTTATTCAATGCTTTCGAGTCTCGATACACAGGATACGAGCGAGTTGGCAAAAGTGGGTCACAAGATCAGAGCAATAATTCGAAACGCCGGAATACCCGAAGAGGTCGCCCACGAAATTCGAAATGCCTATGCTGAACTTTGCCATCGGACGGGTGTTGCGGAGCTCGATGTGGCTGTCAGATCATCGGCTACGGCAGAAGATCTCCCTGACGCTTCATTTGCCGGACAGCAAGAATCCTTTCTCAATGTGCGAGGAGCGAATGATCTCATCACTGCCTGCCTTAATTGTTTTGCCTCACTCTTTACGGATCGAGCAATCAGCTATCGATCGACCAAGGGATTTGAGCATGAAAAAGTAAGGCTTTCTATCTGCGTTCAGCAAATGGTTCGATCGGATCTAGCGGCCTCGGGAGTCATTTTTACATTAGACACAGAATCTGGAGCCAGAAATGTCGTCCTTATCAACAGCGCCTATGGTTTGGGTGAGAATGTCGTCGGAGGTCGTGTTGACCCAGATGAATTCCTTGTTTTGAAACCACTTCTGAGGGAGTCGGGTAGGAACAGCGAGATAGTTCCGATTTTACGTCGGAAGCTGGGTTTAAAACAGGTGAGGATGGTCTATTCAGGACATGGCAGTCGGACGACTCGAAACATTGAAGTTTCTCAACGTGATCGTGAAAGGCTGTCCATCAATGACGAGGACGTCATCAAGCTGGCCCAATGGGCCACCGCCATTGAGCGATATTACTCCAGTTTGAATGGTCGTGAAACCCCGATGGACATTGAATGGGGAAAGGACGGAAAAACGGGTGCTCTTTTTATTTTACAGGCGAGGCCAGAAACGGTCCACTCTCAAGAATCTGGCCTTCAGCAGAGTTCGCATTTTTTAAAGGAAAGATCAGCTGTCCTGATCACAGGGCGAGCCATTGGTTCGAAAATTGGATCAGGGCCTGTTCGAATTGTTAACAATGTATCTGAGTTGGGTGAATTTCAGGACGGCGAGGTCTTAGTGGCTGATATGACCGATCCTGATTGGGAGCCAATCATGAAAAAGGCCTCTGCCATCATAACTAACCGAGGTGGGAGAACCTGTCACGCGGCCATCGTGAGTCGTGAGCATGGCGTGCCCTGCATTGTGGGAACGGGAACTGGCACAGAAGCGCTTAGGCTGGGTCAGGTAGTTACCGTTTCTTGCGCGGAGGGCGACGAAGGTTTTGTGTATGATGGGCGCTTGTTGTTTGAAGAGGAGAAAGTGAATTGGACGTCCCTTGAGAGGCCACGTACGAAGATTATGGTCAACTTGGGAAACCCGGCCCAGGCTCTCAAAACATCTCTTTTGCCTGTAGATGGAGTTGGCCTTGCGCGGATCGAGTTTATCATCAGTGAATACGTCAAGATCCACCCAATGGCGCTGGCCCATCCTGAAGAGATAACTGATCCAGAAACCAGAGAGAAAATCGAGAATTTGTTGGGAGGGCACAAGAACGATCCGAGGCAATATTTTATCGATCGACTGTCTGAGGGTGTGGGTCTCATCGCTGGCGCATTTTATCCAAGACCCGTCATTGTTCGTTTTTCAGATTTTAAATCCAATGAGTACGCGGGTCTTCTAGGGGGGCAGAAGTTTGAGCCGATCGAGGAGAATCCAATGATTGGGTTTCGAGGGGCTTCCCGCTACTACAATCCGCGCTACCGCGACGGATTTGCTCTTGAGTGTTATGCGATAAATCATCTTCGGCAAAAAGTGGGTTTAACTAATATTAAAGTGATGATTCCATTTTGTCGTTCTCCCGAAGAGGGGCAGAGAGTTTTGGCAGAAATGAAAGGCCACGGTCTTTCTCAAGGAAAAGATGGTCTCGAAGTCTACGTGATGGCTGAACTTCCCTCAAATATTCTTCGTGGTGAGGAATTTGGAGTGATCTTTGATGGCTTTTCAATCGGGTCGAACGATTTGACCCAGATGGTTTTAGGCGTCGATCGGGACTCCTCCGTGATAAGTCACCTTTTTGATGAACGTGATCCTGCGGTTCTAAAGATGCTTCAGATGGCGATTGAGGTCGCAAAGAAATCTGGTCGACCTATTGGAATTTGCGGTCAGGCCCCGAGTGATTTTCCTGAAATATCGAAACTGTTGGTTCAGTCGGGGATCAATTCGATTTCGGTGACCCCCGATGCTGTCTTGAAAACGATCCGCGTGGTCTTAGATGCAGAAAAGTCTTGTTTGCCTCTTGTCGAGCTGAAACCGAGTCGCTCGTGA
- a CDS encoding serpin family protein, whose translation MKFMNKMFRVSDGSPKLGVDFRNISTAAKVKAKTMAKASTVPSVQMIVSVLFCALLLAGHSAGAQERGAGSRSPCQLNLLGFTRAETVFSQALMERLIFSNFQKGSDVNQVPNIVLPSAPVVNAMVMAALGAGEDTQTRDQFLTVLGIPSTTTFENLSETTAALIGRVQLDGDGLKSPISRLVNILFLRQGEVVTSHYQNAMKASFDAPVSLLNPDEIDRVNSFVETATDGKIKKLLNEINPLMKMILVSASYFKGGWVHPMKEGQTRPGDFFPFGSENSGGKASSYQVGMMRSVAPHGYLDRQTFEAVEIAIKGPYVSGQPGEVLRPRYSALLLLPKASSTLQDILPSLQEPGALDAMVSKMDRTENIELIVPKFDSTWDGDLIHPLIEMGLVSPFDITSNFSNMLETTPDGLVISQVKTSGFVEFNEKGIAGGGAAAIEMSLRGGPGTVERRIVFDHPFLLVLRDNELGYTFLEVAVFQPNRTNPDSTNPDRTELNGNGMSPPSRTQRWAR comes from the coding sequence ATGAAATTTATGAATAAAATGTTTAGGGTTTCTGATGGAAGTCCGAAATTGGGAGTGGATTTTAGAAATATTTCAACGGCAGCGAAAGTGAAGGCGAAGACGATGGCGAAGGCGTCAACCGTGCCATCAGTACAGATGATCGTGTCCGTTTTATTCTGTGCTCTCTTGCTAGCGGGACACTCTGCTGGCGCTCAGGAGAGAGGGGCGGGATCCAGAAGTCCTTGTCAGCTCAACTTACTTGGCTTTACTCGCGCAGAAACGGTTTTTTCGCAGGCGCTGATGGAACGATTGATTTTTAGCAATTTCCAGAAAGGAAGTGACGTGAATCAAGTTCCCAACATCGTTCTTCCATCAGCGCCAGTTGTAAATGCGATGGTAATGGCAGCTCTTGGAGCAGGTGAAGACACTCAAACGAGAGACCAGTTCCTTACAGTTCTTGGGATTCCTTCAACAACGACTTTTGAGAATCTTTCAGAGACTACCGCTGCCTTGATTGGGCGGGTTCAGTTGGATGGTGATGGATTAAAAAGTCCAATCAGTCGTCTTGTAAACATACTATTTCTTAGACAAGGGGAAGTGGTAACCTCTCACTATCAGAATGCGATGAAAGCGAGTTTTGATGCCCCTGTGTCTTTATTGAACCCAGACGAAATTGACCGGGTGAATAGTTTTGTTGAAACGGCGACCGACGGCAAGATTAAAAAGCTGTTAAATGAAATCAATCCCCTTATGAAAATGATTCTAGTGAGTGCCAGCTATTTCAAAGGTGGTTGGGTGCATCCGATGAAAGAAGGACAGACTCGGCCTGGTGATTTTTTTCCTTTTGGTTCAGAAAATTCTGGAGGGAAGGCTTCGAGCTATCAAGTTGGCATGATGAGAAGCGTGGCGCCACATGGATACCTAGACAGGCAAACATTTGAGGCTGTGGAAATTGCGATAAAGGGGCCTTACGTGTCGGGGCAGCCAGGCGAGGTGCTGCGACCTCGGTACTCAGCTCTTTTACTTCTTCCTAAAGCCTCCAGTACACTCCAGGATATTTTGCCTTCCTTGCAAGAACCCGGGGCCCTTGATGCAATGGTTTCAAAGATGGATCGAACCGAAAACATTGAACTGATTGTCCCGAAATTTGATTCTACCTGGGATGGCGATCTTATCCATCCTCTCATTGAGATGGGGCTTGTTTCCCCCTTTGATATAACCTCAAATTTTTCTAACATGCTTGAAACCACTCCAGATGGTCTTGTCATCTCGCAGGTGAAGACGTCTGGGTTTGTTGAGTTCAACGAGAAAGGAATTGCAGGGGGAGGTGCAGCGGCCATTGAAATGAGTTTGAGGGGTGGGCCAGGCACAGTAGAGCGTCGAATCGTTTTTGATCATCCCTTTTTGCTTGTCCTCAGAGACAACGAGCTTGGTTATACGTTTCTTGAAGTGGCGGTCTTTCAGCCGAACAGAACTAACCCGGACAGTACTAACCCAGACAGAACTGAGCTGAACGGGAACGGGATGAGTCCGCCGAGCAGAACTCAGCGGTGGGCGAGATAA
- a CDS encoding universal stress protein, with the protein MKALWAVEPFHQDKIRIKGIHNTLKQLVGSSENIEVGFVVTRTESFLNLAFDVPAEERFSLYPQKLIKMALRKAGLKFEDKRIHVVEHRTLSTTETVDRLLKLAKERGADLLGLFTHARRGYLRFAIGSFAETAIHRSKISLLLLNPKAHTQPKIKRVLFASDFGTDSKAQLKKVIGHCKKMKASLILLHHAEATYNWSLDESNPKIHAYRRKVNRLKLAMEQECKRAKIPTRIIISSELRGTADLIFRSSKKEKADLIVVAAKTGPTAALMGGSVTRRVVRESNMPVLILK; encoded by the coding sequence ATGAAAGCCTTGTGGGCAGTTGAACCCTTTCATCAGGATAAAATCAGAATAAAAGGAATACACAATACTCTCAAACAGCTCGTTGGCTCTTCCGAAAATATTGAAGTGGGATTCGTCGTCACGCGGACTGAGTCCTTTCTGAATCTTGCATTTGATGTGCCGGCTGAAGAGAGGTTTAGCCTTTATCCTCAAAAATTGATAAAAATGGCATTGAGAAAAGCTGGTTTAAAGTTCGAAGACAAGAGAATTCATGTTGTCGAACACAGAACCCTATCCACCACCGAAACGGTTGACCGCCTCCTCAAACTTGCAAAAGAGCGTGGAGCAGATCTTCTTGGACTTTTCACTCACGCACGCAGGGGATATTTGCGGTTCGCAATAGGTAGTTTCGCAGAAACAGCCATTCACAGAAGCAAAATAAGTCTTCTTCTACTGAATCCAAAAGCCCACACTCAGCCCAAGATCAAAAGAGTCCTTTTCGCCAGCGATTTTGGCACAGACTCAAAGGCCCAGCTTAAAAAGGTCATTGGCCATTGCAAAAAAATGAAGGCCAGTCTCATTTTGCTTCATCATGCGGAAGCTACGTACAATTGGTCTCTGGATGAATCCAATCCAAAAATTCATGCTTACCGGAGAAAGGTCAATCGATTGAAACTTGCCATGGAGCAAGAGTGTAAACGTGCCAAGATCCCTACTCGTATCATCATTTCATCCGAACTGCGAGGGACGGCCGACCTCATTTTCAGATCTTCTAAAAAGGAAAAAGCAGATCTCATTGTTGTCGCGGCAAAGACAGGTCCCACAGCAGCTTTAATGGGAGGCAGTGTCACAAGGAGAGTTGTGCGTGAAAGCAATATGCCTGTGTTGATATTAAAATAA
- a CDS encoding transposase: MPAKSALSKKRGRVSFEFFKEQVDDVIMKYEPHCRTWRGLRVYATDGDQYELPRTEDILNQGYRGYPCADDKETHYPRMYVVHCYDVLGGVTKAFRYSNANEEMHNAMEIAVGLEEKSLTLYDRLFFCKDLVRSHQGSGSYFVARLKEDGWILPEIITFAKSSKRNFSFEFEGTLIHLIKVVNPRTGETALFATNLERSRFRNKEINDLYALRWEAETANRDMTHTLKMEQWHSHFLNGILQEIYTILWLMNQARVQMAQVLRKRCSLDQLFDYTKSNFKLIVDFILDSLEDLTMKRHRRISRRLRYLLKVSTEHRKRRSRSYPRQVKKTRKIYPSASTVPRQK, encoded by the coding sequence ATGCCGGCCAAGAGTGCTCTCAGTAAAAAGCGAGGCCGCGTCAGTTTTGAATTTTTCAAAGAACAAGTCGATGATGTGATCATGAAGTATGAACCTCATTGTCGAACTTGGCGAGGCCTTCGGGTTTATGCCACAGATGGCGACCAGTACGAACTTCCCAGAACTGAGGACATTTTGAATCAAGGATACCGTGGGTACCCCTGTGCCGACGACAAAGAAACCCATTACCCGCGCATGTATGTGGTTCACTGCTACGATGTGCTTGGCGGTGTGACCAAAGCATTTCGCTATTCCAACGCCAATGAGGAAATGCACAATGCCATGGAAATTGCGGTGGGACTGGAGGAGAAGAGTCTCACACTTTACGATCGCCTTTTCTTTTGCAAGGATCTGGTTCGTTCCCACCAAGGCTCTGGAAGCTACTTTGTAGCTCGTTTAAAAGAAGATGGCTGGATCTTACCTGAGATCATCACGTTTGCCAAAAGCTCGAAGAGAAACTTCAGTTTTGAGTTTGAAGGGACCCTCATTCATTTGATCAAAGTTGTGAATCCTCGAACTGGAGAGACGGCCCTGTTTGCAACGAATTTGGAGAGAAGCCGGTTTAGGAACAAGGAAATCAATGATCTGTATGCGCTCCGCTGGGAAGCTGAGACCGCCAATCGGGATATGACCCACACGCTGAAGATGGAACAGTGGCACTCGCATTTTTTAAATGGAATTTTACAGGAAATTTACACGATTCTTTGGCTAATGAATCAGGCCAGAGTCCAGATGGCCCAAGTGCTTCGAAAGAGATGCAGTCTTGATCAACTTTTTGATTACACCAAATCCAATTTCAAACTGATAGTCGACTTCATCCTGGACAGCCTTGAAGACCTAACAATGAAAAGACATCGTCGTATCAGTCGTCGTCTCAGGTATCTTTTGAAAGTCTCGACTGAACATAGAAAACGCAGATCCAGATCTTATCCGCGTCAGGTTAAAAAAACTCGGAAAATATATCCGTCAGCATCGACCGTGCCGAGGCAAAAGTGA
- a CDS encoding insulinase family protein, with translation MNRVRILLNSAVIISSIFGIFTVSLAQTTQDARMRTESFSLPNGIQGIAVSIPRAKLASIGVSLPVGYFDDPAQHPGLAHYLEHMLFMGSNKFQSVSDYRNFVENRGGNSNAFTSKHETNYQLSLPPKYMSEGLERFSDFFKAPLFDETFLEREKIAVHNEFQNYLQNDGWRFRRIIHLNSGASHPISKFWVGNLESLKNAKKTDVQEFYKKHYGADHMKIAITGPQPTSELVKLATAHFSEIPRRNIEPAVNAVHFCLGTVDADGYIFRVFLT, from the coding sequence GTGAATAGAGTCAGAATTCTTTTAAATTCGGCTGTGATTATTTCTTCTATTTTTGGCATTTTTACAGTAAGCCTCGCTCAGACGACACAGGATGCGAGGATGAGGACGGAGTCATTTAGCCTTCCGAACGGAATTCAAGGAATTGCCGTTTCGATTCCCAGGGCAAAGTTGGCAAGCATAGGCGTGTCCCTGCCTGTTGGCTATTTTGATGACCCTGCTCAGCATCCTGGATTAGCCCACTATTTAGAACATATGCTTTTTATGGGATCCAACAAATTTCAATCCGTGTCGGATTATCGAAATTTTGTTGAGAATCGAGGGGGAAATTCAAATGCCTTCACCTCCAAACATGAAACAAACTACCAGCTTTCTCTTCCACCAAAGTATATGTCTGAAGGTTTGGAACGATTCAGTGATTTTTTCAAGGCGCCTCTGTTTGATGAAACCTTTTTAGAGAGAGAAAAGATAGCGGTTCACAACGAGTTTCAAAACTATCTGCAAAATGATGGGTGGCGCTTTCGTCGAATCATCCATTTAAATTCTGGAGCGAGCCACCCCATCAGCAAATTTTGGGTGGGGAATTTAGAATCACTTAAGAACGCAAAGAAGACCGATGTTCAAGAGTTTTATAAAAAACACTACGGTGCCGATCATATGAAGATTGCGATCACAGGACCGCAGCCAACCTCTGAGTTGGTAAAGCTAGCCACTGCTCACTTCTCTGAGATTCCGCGAAGAAACATTGAGCCCGCCGTTAATGCCGTTCACTTTTGCCTCGGCACGGTCGATGCTGACGGATATATTTTCCGAGTTTTTTTAACCTGA